The DNA sequence CGCCTCGCCGAGGAGCCACCTCGGCATGCCTTCGGACGGTCGCAGAGGCCGGGTACGGGCGTGCGACCGGAAAAGGGGATACCCGGGGGAGAGCCCGGGCGGCCCGCCGCGCCTACGGGCCCGCTGAACGGCCCTCAGCGTGCGTGACCCGGCCGGGGGACGGGGAAGGCGTCCCCGCCCTCGCGTACGCGCACCGCAGGCGGCTCTGGGCCGCGTACGGACGCGTGCGCCGCGGAGCGGGGGACCGGCCGGGGTGGTTCCGGTGTCCGGGAACGCCCGCGAGAGCCGCCGGGCAACGCCCATCGGCCCTCGTCGGGAAACACGCTCCGCGCCCCGCTCACGTCGGAGTGCACCGGACGCGAAGCGTCATGTTCAGGACGGGCGGCCGGGCGCCGGCCCGACCGCGCCGTCGGGTTCGCTCAGCGCTTGCCGCTTGCGGACGGCGACGTCTCGTGAAGCCGGGCCGACTCGTCCTGGATCTCGGCGCCCTTGGCGCGGAGCGCCGCAACGTGCTGACGTCCGTGGTGAGCGCAGAACAGCAGCTCCCCGCCGACCGGCAGGATCGCGCGAATGTAGGCCTGGGCGCCGCAACGGTCGCACCGGTCAAGCGCCGTCAGCGGCTTGGTGGGGGCAAGAGCTCCAGTCACGTATCGCCTTTCGGGTCATTCCCCACTGCCGTGGGGGACTCGGCGTCAGTCACTTGCAACAACATCTAACCGCGCCGGGACGTTCCCAATCACGCCCGCGCTACGCCCAGAGCGGAATGCGGTGAAAAGTGACGAGGAACGCTCCCCGGATCACGCGTTTCCGTGGTCTGCTGGCAAGCTTGTACGCGGCGAGACGACAACAACGCTAAGCTACGCACAAATGTTCGATGCCGGGTACGGCGGTGAACGCGGCCCTCGGAGGCGGCCGCGAGGGCGGCGTCCCGGCCACGGAGTGGGAGTGGGTGTGACCGCAGTCAGCACGGCCCCGGCGCGGG is a window from the Thermopolyspora flexuosa genome containing:
- a CDS encoding DUF7455 domain-containing protein, with product MTGALAPTKPLTALDRCDRCGAQAYIRAILPVGGELLFCAHHGRQHVAALRAKGAEIQDESARLHETSPSASGKR